A part of Salmo salar chromosome ssa18, Ssal_v3.1, whole genome shotgun sequence genomic DNA contains:
- the LOC123723834 gene encoding zinc finger and BTB domain-containing protein 38: MVPQPEVCDLLHESLFLLHLNKQHLPAGPTLFCDVDLVAASDAEFTACSQYFRQLLLSTSSPPPSDPSRVLSNLLDFIYTSRVPRRDYKGKRPLSEAGLSLGVPFLTHLVKEEEEEPGEMKGKSRQGRGGVAMMEDGADGPENAKITLSFPLSAALPAALTVHNHCPSSAMSSPRCRHSSSGSKGSNEGSSWKLAATTDRRRPFKQPRHDSAPSSSSSSHSSSSSPMDLTALVKKGHKIHPASFQTPWPIRARGGRAQRERRKQENKEGGWAAHKLDQTSTRPPSTFLLFLTPLTLSSHPLFLLTPPPPPPDGPKAELICGVCHRLFSSASSLTAHMRLHRGGRALSCQHCGKAFIHNKRLQSHEASCRHALTPAIPSSLPLLPIQPKEEPLEEGEVRVEGGQILGAGEEDMKPGKGKKGRGLLVRHEGDVSELVGDEDHFVKVVDGHVIYFCSVCERSYMTLSSLKRHSNVHSWRRKYPCHFCDKVFALAEYRTKHEVWHTGERRYQCIFCWEAFATYYNLKTHQKAFHGISPGLISSEKTANGGYKQKVNALKFYRLLPMRSQKRPYKTYSDSLGNGLQLPPSDPSSVPLPLDCSLPDSLDPGDLRSLISGSLPKGVKPDPEEFPAGLPLTVALEQGEIRLPSLTGMALGRVADREAASKKVGSRGSSSKVSVGNRVKTPKVSGSPELGLSSVITYGHPKPSVIVHGTAVSSVIVHSNQVTSGGGKSPLSSPSPEPSNSQTLPKSSAKPVKKHRESTESHRKRAKLVDNSDATEESERRSETGRSHHKSSKSDGSSAKQSSTGSEGKGAGPLCQITVRIGEEAMVKRSISETDLKRDRSPPPSKRTNPSPQETKEPRHSHHHHHHHKHRSHRSSSIGAEGERGGDGESRKKSPIAPGKVREYYFRQEVRKQGESEDDEDNLWRPYYSYKPKRKAPHVHKAKNWQAKLHYKRSLRQMKRAEGIVDHVNKEAEEQDEEDETMDEVEGEVKGHIEQEKGEVPESLSISPIPSKDKEGEEEIQEAHLQPTDPPLASPQPPLATSVSPMDTKRRPWSDGSASQCDTCGRWFSSSRKRDKHELSHLLEFVCLLCRAPFPSRDQLEDHQRTRHPKAPDPLSVPPRAGPQSRDEGVEWETKLAEVDRERVILGKGSPSRLSRRSLARHTCPQCHKVCKTSSALNRHVRRHELSSSPEREREETQPEPKAAAETTVSTASKDLDTMSGHVPVVQSVPEPQHSSEAIEAQQCASQPSKVKAEHHIPTLCSSPELNELTTPVPDREPSPLIIQPPSEIPMADIPSSNRPTPSPSSCTSALQGVLVMSSGAECLDYRTPRKRSLEGQSHRRTSAAPVTGPPTTSPNIPLTSQMRINHTAALPSVAMTTVPLRGVCGVKREEDSVEKGLRQGCGMGLLHHAGFKDSPVAQDVRVPPLSRSPSPNQAQDLTMSSILAREVERERQREWERDMERELERRKQRERNMDRVLERERQREREMERAQQTRGASHPPQEQLRDKEVILLVPKEEPISPAPSPIHTPIQTTINNPPLQRRPTMSPCLSPTAMDLLMQANRQVSQSMCGTRGPERLQLPTGSVGGIDRPSAHALLLPRDPPPSEAEPQDHSPVPSRDPHRGEVTARGYPMQDYPLPLIVQSGYCSGKKQEDNLLMSYPTGPLAFGPLGKMMPTGDLGKLPFYPDPYHLLYRPQLLAYPYNLASLPMALNMMAPGDDKVAPLPFLPALFNYAAAAGPYTGMVPHHLVANPSLYNSGGGSSKKQRDSSNGKP; encoded by the exons ATGGTGCCTCAGCCGGAGGTGTGCGACCTTCTCCACGAGAGCCTCTTCCTGCTGCACCTGAACAAGCAGCACCTGCCCGCCGGGCCCACCCTCTTCTGTGACGTCGACCTCGTCGCCGCCAGCGACGCCGAGTTCACCGCCTGCAGCCAGTACTTCCGCCAGCTGCTGCTGTCGACGTCTTCCCCACCGCCTTCGGATCCG TCCAGAGTGCTGTCCAACCTGCTCGACTTCATCTACACCTCCCGCGTCCCCCGCCGGGACTACAAGGGGAAAAGGCCTCTCTCAGAGGCGGGCCTCAGCCTCGGGGTGCCCTTCTTGACCCACCtggttaaagaagaggaggaggaaccaGGGGAGATGAAGGGTAAAAGCAGGCAGGGCCGAGGAGGGGTGGCCATGATGGAGGACGGGGCAGACGGCCCAGAGAACGCTAAGATCACCCTCAGCTTCCCCCTCAGTGCCGCCCTGCCCGCCGCCCTCACCGTTCACAACCACTGCCCCTCCTCGGCCATGTCCTCCCCCCGCTGCCGACACTCCTCCTCGGGCTCCAAGGGGTCCAATGAGGGGTCGTCATGGAAACTGGCCGCCACCACAGACAGACGGCGGCCGTTTAAACAGCCCCGACATGACAGCGCtccgtcctcttcctcctcctcccattcctcttcttcctctcccatGGATCTTACCGCACTGGTCAAAAAAGGACACAAAATCCACCCCGCCTCTTTTCAAA CGCCGTGGCCTATCAGAGCCAGGGGAGGCAGggcacagagagaaaggagaaaacaGGAAAACAAGGAGGGAGGGTGGGCAGCCCACAAGTTGGACCAAACCTCCACCCGCCCACCCTccaccttcctcctcttcctcacccctcTGACTCTTTCATCccaccccctcttcctcctcactcctcctccaccccccccagATGGCCCCAAGGCGGAGCTGATATGTGGGGTGTGCCACCGCCTCTTCAGCTCCGCCTCGTCTCTCACGGCCCACATGCGGCTGCACCGTGGCGGCCGGGCCCTCAGCTGCCAGCACTGTGGCAAAGCCTTCATCCACAACAAGAGACTGCAGTCCCACGAGGCCTCCTGCAGGCACGCTCTGACCCCAGCCATCCCCTCTAGCCTCCCCCTTCTCCCAATCCAGCCAAAAGAGGAGCCCCTGGAGGAAGGGGAGGTTAGGGTGGAGGGTGGACAGATTCTGGGGGCAGGCGAGGAAGATATGAAGCCTGGCAAAGGGAAGAAAGGGCGAGGTCTCCTGGTTCGACACGAAGGCGACGTGTCCGAGCTGGTGGGGGACGAGGACCACTTCGTCAAGGTGGTGGACGGCCACGTCATCTACTTCTGCTCGGTGTGCGAGCGCTCCTACATGACCCTGTCCAGCCTCAAGCGCCACTCCAACGTGCACTCGTGGCGCCGCAAGTACCCCTGCCACTTCTGCGACAAGGTGTTCGCCCTGGCCGAGTACCGCACCAAGCACGAGGTGTGGCACACGGGCGAGCGACGCTACCAGTGCATCTTCTGCTGGGAGGCCTTCGCCACATACTACAACCTGAAGACCCACCAGAAGGCTTTCCACGGCATCAGCCCGGGCCTCATCTCCAGCGAGAAGACGGCTAACGGCGGCTACAAGCAGAAGGTCAACGCGCTCAAGTTCTACCGCCTGCTCCCCATGCGTTCCCAGAAGAGACCCTACAAGACCTACAGTGACTCCCTGGGCAATGGCCTGCAGCTGCCCCCTTCTGACCCCTCTTCCGTCCCTCTGCCCCTGGACTGCAGCCTGCCTGACTCCCTGGACCCTGGTGACCTGCGCAGCCTCATCAGTGGCTCTCTACCCAAGGGTGTGAAGCCTGACCCTGAAGAGTTCCCTGCCGGCTTACCCCTCACAGTAGCTCTAGAGCAGGGAGAGATCCGGCTCCCTTCCCTAACAGGTATGGCCCTAGGGAGAGTAGCTGACCGAGAGGCAGCGTCCAAGAAGGTAGGTAGTCGTGGCAGCAGCTCCAAGGTATCCGTTGGCAACCGAGTTAAAACTCCCAAGGTCAGCGGTAGCCCAGAGTTGGGTTTGTCATCCGTGATCACGTACGGCCACCCCAAGCCCTCAGTCATAGTGCACGGCACAGCAGTGTCATCCGTCATTGTCCATAGCAACCAGGTCACCTCCGGGGGTGGGAAAAGCCCCCTGAGCAGTCCCTCCCCTGAACCTAGCAACAGCCAGACACTCCCCAAGAGCAGTGCAAAGCCTGTTAAAAAGCATAGGGAAAGTACGGAGAGCCATAGGAAGAGAGCTAAATTAGTGGACAATTCAGACGCCACagaggagtcagagaggagaTCAGAGACGGGTAGATCCCATCATAAGTCCAGCAAGAGTGACGGCTCCTCAGCCAAACAGTCGTCCACGGGGTCAGAGGGCAAAGGAGCCGGGCCGCTGTGTCAGATCACGGTGCGGATAGGCGAGGAGGCCATGGTCAAGCGCAGTATCTCCGAGACGGACCTCAAGAGGGACAGGAGCCCTCctccttccaaaaggacaaaccCCTCCCCACAGGAGACCAAGGAACCTCGCcactctcaccaccaccaccatcaccacaaaCACCGCTCCCATCGCAGCTCGAGCATCGGAgccgagggggagagaggaggagatggggagagcagGAAGAAAAGTCCCATAGCCCCGGGCAAGGTCAGAGAGTACTACTTCCGCCAGGAGGTGCGCAAGCAGGGGGAGAGTGAGGACGATGAGGACAACCTCTGGAGGCCCTACTACTCCTACAAACCCAAGAGGAAGGCCCCGCACGTCCACAAAGCAAAGAACTGGCAGGCCAAACTGCACTACAAACGCTCCCTCCGGCAAATGAAGAGGGCGGAGGGAATCGTGGACCATGTAAATAAGGAGGCAGAGGAGCAAGACGAGGAGGATGAAACGATGgatgaggtggagggggaggtgaaAGGTCACATAGAGCAAGAGAAGGGTGAGGTACCTGAATCCCTCAGTATTTCCCCGATACCTTCAAAAGataaagagggggaggaagaaatCCAGGAGGCCCACCTTCAGCCCACTGATCCTCCCCTGGCTTCTCCCCAACCCCCTCTGGCTACCTCAGTCTCCCCTATGGACACAAAACGCCGGCCCTGGTCCGATGGGAGCGCGTCGCAGTGCGATACGTGTGGCCGCTGGTTCTCCAGCTCCAGGAAGCGGGATAAACACGAGCTCAGCCACCTGCTGGAGTTTGTGTGCCTCCTTTGTAGGGCCCCTTTCCCTTCCAGGGACCAGCTGGAGGATCACCAGAGAACTCGGCACCCCAAAGCCCCCGACCCCCTGTCCGTGCCACCCCGAGCGGGACCTCAGTCCAGAGATGAGGGCGTGGAGTGGGAGACTAAGCTGGCAGAAGTAGACAGGGAGAGGGTTATACTAGGGAAGGGAAGTCCAAGTCGCCTAAGCAGGAGGTCGTTGGCGAGACACACCTGTCCGCAGTGCCATAAGGTATGCAAGACATCCTCGGCGCTAAACCGCCACGTGAGGCGCCACGAGTTAAGCAGCTCCccggagagagaaagggaggagacccAGCCAGAGCCAAAAGCAGCAGCAGAGACTACAGTTAGCACTGCTAGCAAAGACCTAGACACCATGAGTGGCCATGTTCCCGTTGTTCAGTCTGTCCCAGAACCACAGCATAGTAGCGAGGCCATAGAGGCACAGCAGTGCGCGAGCCAGCCTAGCAAAGTGAAAGCAGAGCACCATATTCCAACACTGTGCAGCAGCCCTGAACTCAATGAACTCACAACTCCTGTTCCTGACAGAGAGCCCAGTCCACTGATTATTCAGCCCCCTTCAGAGATCCCCATGGCCGATATCCCCAGTTCCAACAGGCCcacaccctctccctcctcctgcaCCTCGGCCCTCCAGGGTGTGCTGGTCATGAGCAGTGGAGCTGAATGTCTGGACTACCGGACCCCCAGGAAGAGGAGTCTGGAGGGGCAGAGCCACAGGAGGACCAGCGCCGCACCTGTCACGGGACCACCCACCACTTCTCCGAACATTCCCCTGACCTCGCAGATGAGAATCAACCACACTGCTGCTCTTCCGTCCGTTGCTATGACAACAGTGCCCCTCCGAGGGGTCTGTGGCGTGAAGCGGGAGGAAGATAGTGTGGAGAAAGGACTGAGGCAGGGATGTGGGATGGGCCTCCTCCATCATGCTGGTTTTAAGGACTCACCAGTGGCCCAAGATGTCAGGGTCCCGCCCTTGTCCAGGAGCCCCAGTCCCAACCAAGCACAAGACCTGACCATGTCCTCAATCCTAgccagggaggtggagagggaaaggcagagagaatgggagagggatatggagagagagctggaaaggaggaaacagagggagaggaataTGGACAGAGTGCTGgaaagggagaggcagagagaaagggagatggagCGGGCTCAGCAGACTAGGGGGGCATCTCACCCCCCACAGGAGCAACTCCGAGACAAGGAGGTGATCCTCCTGGTACCCAAAGAGGAGCCAATTAGTCCCGCACCGTCCCCTATACACACACCCATTCAAACCACTATTAACAACCCTCCCTTGCAGAGGCGGCCCACCATGTCCCCATGCCTCTCCCCCACTGCCATGGACCTGCTGATGCAGGCCAACCGCCAAGTTTCCCAGTCCATGTGTGGCACACGGGGCCCCGAGAGGCTTCAGTTGCCCACTGGGTCGGTCGGTGGCATCGACCGCCCCTCGGCCCACGCCCTACTGCTCCCACGGGACCCCCCACCGTCCGaggcagagccccaggaccactCCCCAGTGCCATCCAGAGACCCTCACAGAGGGGAGGTTACTGCCAGGGGATACCCCATGCAGGACTACCCTCTGCCCCTCATCGTCCAGAGCGGCTACTGCTCTGGCAAGAAGCAGGAGGACAACCTGCTCATGTCTTACCCAACCGGGCCTCTTGCCTTCGGGCCGTTGGGGAAGATGATGCCTACCGGGGACCTAGGCAAACTGCCCTTCTACCCCGACCCGTACCATCTGCTCTACAGGCCACAGCTGCTGGCCTACCCCTACAACCTGGCTTCCCTGCCCATGGCTCTGAACATGATGGCCCCTGGGGACGACAAGGTGGCGCCGCTGCCCTTCCTCCCTGCCCTCTTCAACTACGCTGCTGCAGCTGGTCCCTACACTGGCATGGTGCCACACCACCTAGTGGCAAACCCCAGCCTCTACAACAGCGGTGGCGGCAGCAGCAAAAAACAGCGGGACAGCAGCAACGGCAAGCCGTAG